The genomic segment GCAAAACTTATCGGGCCGCCAGTCAGCGCTCTGATGGCGGCGCTCGGCCTCATCATCATGCGCGCCACGGAGCTACAGCCGGGGCCGATGGGCGCAGCCGTCTCCACGATAATGGGCATGATACTTACGCTCCCCATTTCAAGCGCCGCGATCGCGGTCGCGCTGAACCTGTCCGGGCTTGCGGCCGGAGCCGCCGCGGTAGGCTGTTCGACGCAGATGGTTGGGTTCGCTGTGATGTCGTGGCGTGAGAACGGCCTCTCCGGCCTGCTCTCCCAGGGGCTGGGCACCTCGATGCTCCAGATGCCGAACATCGTGCGCCATCCTATAATATGGGCGCCGCCTACTCTCGCCAGTCTGCTGCTTGGGCCGGTATCAACGCTGGTCTTCAAAATGACAAACATCCCCTCCGGCGCTGGCATGGGAACAAGCGGCCTTGTGGGGCAGTTCGGCGCTATAGACGCAATGGGTTCAAGCCCCGCCGTGCTTCTTCAAATAGCGCTTATGCACTTTCTTCTGCCGGCGCTCTTGACGCTTGTAATAGCCGAAGCTATGCGTAAAACTGGCCTCATAAAAGACGGCTGGATGAAGCTTGATATGTAGGCCGAACGACAAACGCGCGTTTTTGCAAAACTAACAGCCTAGACCACAGATGGCGTTCCTATCGAGGAACGCCATTATATTTTTTAAAACGGAGGCGCTCGGCGTTATTGCAAAAACTTTGACCTTCGCGTAAAATATCCATTATCGGCCTATTGGTCAAATATAATCAAAAAAATGGAGGACACTAAATGGCAGACACATATATACAGGCGTTCAGAGCCGCGGCTTTTGCGGCCATGTTTGCGATATGTCTGGGGATGGCGGGCGCGGCAGAGGCCTCGTGGCTCAATTCAGATATTGCGGGCTCCGTCAAGGCGGACGAAAAGCCCTCTTTAAAAGACGACTTTCACCGCGCCGTCAATCACGAGTGGCTTATTGCCGCGAAGATAAGGCCGGGCGAAAGCGCCGTCAATTCCTTTTCCGAACGGGCGGACGAAGTGGAGGCGCAGATAAAAAAACTGCTTGCCGACAAATCTCTTAAAAGCCACGAGGCGGCGCTCGCGCAGCGCTTCCACGCGATGCTGCTGGATTGGAAGAGCCGCGACAAGCTGGGCCTTTCGCCGGTGATGCCGCATATCGCGCGCATAGAGGCGATAAAAGACATAGATGGACTCACCGCCTATCTGACAGACGCTTCCATCCCGCACTTTGGCACAGTGCTTACAGATATGGGCGTTCAGCCGGACAACAAAGACGCGTCAAACAACACCGTAGGCATCTGGCGCACCGGCCTGCTTTTGCGCGACGCGGATGAGTACAGGGCGGCGCAGCTCAGCGAAAGCGCGAAACGCCGCAAAGCGGCAAACGATTCTTTCATCGTCAAGCTGCTGCAAAAAGCCGGATATGACAAGGCGCGCGCGGAGGCTATGAACGACGCGCACTTCCGCGTGGAAAAGAAGATAGCGGAGCCTTCGATGGGGATAAAGGCGCTCTATGCGCCCGATGCTCAGGCGAAACTCTACAACGTGCGCACAAGAAAAGAGCTTGAAAAGGCCTCTCCTCGCTTTCCGCTTGCCGCGATAGCGGACGCTCAGGGGTATGGCGCGAGCCGTGAATTTGTGCTCGGCGAACCGAAATGGCTTGATGCGATGAACGAACTCTACCGCCCCGAGAACCTCGAGGATATAAAAAATTATTTGATAGTCCGCACCCTCGTGGGCACAGCCGGCCTTACTGACAGCGAGTCGCGCAGGCTCTCCGACGCGCGCGGCAACGCCGTCTTAGGCACAAAGGGCTCGCTGCCCGACGATAAATACGCCTACGAAATGGTCTCTTCGTACCTTGGCGAACCAATCGGAAAACTTTACGTTGAAAAATATGTCGACAAAAAAACTAAGTCAGACATCGAAGAGGTTATAGCCGAGGTTGTGGATTATTACAGGAAGATGCTGAAAGGCGAGAGGTGGCTTACAGAAAAAACGCGCGAAAAGGCGATAAAAAAGCTGGATACGCTCACCGTGCGCGCGGCCTATCCCGACAAATGGCATGATTACTCAGGCCTTGACTTCAAAGGCATAAAAGACGGAGGGAGCCTCGTCGACGCGGCGGCCGCCATCTCAAAATTTGAGCGCGCCCGCGACGCAAAGAAGGTAAACACAAAGGTAGACAGAACGGAGTGGCTCGCCGACCCGCAGATGGTAAACGCCTACTACTCTCCTCAGGACAACTCCATCAACATCCCCGCGGGCATCCTTGGCGGAGTATTCTACAAAGCCGGAGGCCCCGTGGAGGAGCGTCTCGGCGGCATAGGCATGGTCATAGGACACGAAATAACACATGCCTTTGACACAAACGGTTCTCAGTACGACGAAAAGGGCAACTTCACAAACTGGTGGACGAAAGAGGATAACGAGGCCTTCGCAAAACGCGCAAAGGTGATAAGCGACTACTTCAGCACGCTTGAAGCGTTCCCCGGTGTGCACCCCGATGGCGAATTGATCCTAAGCGAAGCGATAGCCGACCTTGGCGGCGCCTCCTGCATGGCCGCTATAGGACGCGGCGTGAAAGATTTTGATTTCCAGAAATTTTTCAAAGCCTACGCGCGTAACTGGCGCCTCCAGACGACGAAAGAGTCGGAGGAATACAGGAACAAAGAGGACGTCCATCCTCTTGCGTTCATGCGCACCAACGCGGTCGTGCAGCAAATGCCCGACTTCTACGAAGCCTTCAAAGTGACGCCGCAGGACGGAATGTATCTCGCCCCGGAAAAAAGGGTGGCGCTCTGGTAAAGTAGAAATCATAATCACATACTAATGAAGGGCGGCGTGAGCTCTCCATCTCGGGGCGCTCGCGCCGCCCTTTGTGTTGTGGCGTTTTCATTCGGTGCGCGCGTTCTGAAATTTTTAAACACAACCCCACGAGCGTCGCCGTGATTTTTATTCTATATAAACAAAACAAAAACGCGCAGAATATCCCTAATCGTACCTAAATATTGCTCTCTTTAGTTTATTTAAGTATGATTTGTATAGAAAGTTTAGATAATTTATGCAACTTAGTTGCAACCCCCGAGCCGTTTTGCCTAAAGCATTGCTATGGCGGAATGGACTGAGAACCGAAAGGTTCCAAGGGCTCGCCGGAAAACCGGCGGACCTCCCGGGGCGCGAAGGCGCCCGATTTGGAAAGGGGAAAAGAATGAGCCTTCCGGCCTATCTCTTTTTCTTCCCGCGCCTTCGCACGACAAGACGGTTTCTGTGCTCCGCGTATCGCTGCGCGGAAAATTTTATCTGCGAGAGAGGAGATTCATCAATGGCTAAGGATCAGGATCATTCATTAGCTTCTTATCATGTCAAAAATCTTGTTATCAACGGGGTACCCAGACGCGTAATCGGGAAGCCCGAGGTGACGCTTCTTACGGTGCTTCGCGAACAGCTGAAGATGACGGGAACAAAGCGCGGCTGCAACTGCGGCCAGTGCGGCGTCTGCAACGTCATTCTCAACGGCAAAGTGGTGCGCGCCTGCATCACGCGCTGGAAGAACGTCCCCGATTTTGCCGAGATCACAACGGTCGAGGGCATCGGTACGCCGGAGAACCTTCACGCTCTCCAGTGGGCTATGATAGTCTGCGGAGGAATCCAGTGCGGTTTCTGCACGCCGGGATTCATCACAAGCGGCAAAGCGCTGCTTGACGCGAACCCGAATCCGACGCGCGAAGAGGTCCGCGAATGGTTCAGCAAAAACTGGATGGCGTGCCGCTGCACAGGCTACAAGCAGATAGTGGATTCAGTGATGCTGGCCGCAAAAATACTCCGCGGCGAAGAAAAGATAGTCGACCTTGCTAAACTCTACAAGCCCGGAGATTCAGTGTGGGGTACAAGCCTCCCGCGTCCGAACGCCGTCTTCAAGGCGACCGGCCTTTGGGACTTCGGCGACGACGACCGTTTGAAGCTGCCTGAGGAGTTCCTTTTCGCCTATCCGTACGCCCTTGACGGCGTGCGCCACGCAACGGTCAACAAGATCGACGTAAGCGAAGCGGAGAAGAGTGAAGGCGTCAACTGCGTCGCCACCTATAAGGACATTAAAGAAAACAAGGGCACAAACCGCATCCGCGGACAGGTCGGCTGCGATTCCGCTCTCACGAACGGCTGGGAACGCCGCATCATGGTTGAAGAGGGCGACAGGATTCGTCAGTGGGGCGACGTTATCGCGGTAGTGGTCGCCGACACGGAGACCCACGCTCGCGAAGCCGCGGCGAAGATCAAGGTCGAGTACGAACAGCTTCCCGAACTTACCGACGTCTATATGGCAAAAGAACCCGACGCGATAAAAATCTTTGACGACATCGAAGGCTACGACGGAATGCCCAACGCGTGGAACAAGCGCGTATTCGCAAAGGGCGAAGATCCGCACGACCTCATTTCAAACGCGCCCCATCATATAGACGACGAATTCTACAGCTCACGTCAGCCGCACATGGTGCTTGAAGCCGACTGCGGATACGCCTACTATGACGAAGAGGGCAAGCTGACGCTCGCTACCAAGTCCGTCGCGGTCTACCGCCACCAGACGCAGATCGCGCGCGGCGTAGGCGTGGCTCCGTCTAAGATCCGCGTCATCCAGAACAACATGGGCGCCTCCTTCGGATACAAGACGGCGCCGACCAACGAACCATACCTCGCGCTTGCTCTCATCAAATCTGGCCGCCCCGTCTACATGCGCGTCAACATGAAAGAGCACAACCAGCGTACCCCCAAGCGTTCGCCGTTCCTCATGCACATCAGGGCGGCCGCTGACGACCGCGGCAAGCTGCTTGGCGTAGAAGAGACATGGTGGGTCGACCACGGCCCGTGCAGCGAGTCTGCAAACGACCTCACAAACAAGGCCGGACAGTTCTTCTTTGCGCCGTACGCCTATGACAACATGCGCGCCACAGGCTATACGCTGTGGACGAACCACCGCTGGAGCGCCGCATTCCGCGCCTACGGTTCACCGCAGGCCTACTGGGGATGCGAAACAGCGATGGACATGCTCGCCAACGAGTGCGGAATAGATCCGTTCGATTTCCGCGAGAGAAACCTCCTCGAGTGGGAGGCCTTCTCAGATAACCCGCGCAGCCATCTCCCGTCGGGATACGCGCCCGAGGTCTTCCCGCTTCACGAGATGATGAAGAAGGCGCGCCCCATCTACGAAGAGATGAAGGCTGAGGCCGCGAAGCTTTCCACCGACAAGGTGAAATACGGCGCTGGCGTTTCCGTCTCCATCTACAACTCAAACGACGACGGCGCTGACGAGTCGGCAAGCAACATCGAACTTCTGCCCAACGGCAACGTGCGCGTAATGAACACATGGGAAGACCACGGCCAGGGCGCTGACATCGGCACCATCGGCACGGCGCACGAAGCGCTGAAGCCGCTCGGACTTGCTCCCGACCAGATAGAGCTTCTGCTTTCCGACACATCAAAGGCGCCAAACAGCGGAGCCGCCGCGGCCAGCCGTTCACAGGTCATGGTCGGCAACGCCATCATCGACAGCTGCAAAAAACTGCTTGACGCAATGCGCAAGCCCGACGGCTCCTACCGCACCTACGATGAGATGATAGCGGAAAACATCCCCGTCTTCTACGAAGGCTACACGCAGGCGAAGGTGCAGAACAAAGACGGTTCCATCGAAGTCTGCTCGGGCAATGACAAGGATTCCGGCAAGGGCAAACCCTTCGGCTTCCATATGTTTGCGGTAAACCTCGCTCTCGTCTCAGTTGACATGGAAACGGGCAAGGCCCACTGCGAAAAGTTCGTCCTCGTAGGCGACGTAGGCAAGATAAACAACTACCTCGTGGTCGACGGCCAGCAGTACGGCGGAGTCGCTCAGGGCATAGGCCTTGCGCTTCAGGAGGACTTCCTTGACGAGAACAAGTATCACAACTTCGTCACGATGGGCTTCCCGTACATCAAGGACATCACCGACGACCTCGAACTGGTGCACGTTGAGACGCCGCGTCCGCTTGGGCCGTTCGGAGCCTCTGGAACTGGCGAAATGCCGCTTTCAGGCTCGCATGTCGCCGTCACGAACGCCGTACACGCCGCCTGCGGAGTGCGCATCAAGGCTCTACCCGCGACTCCCGACAAAATCAAAGCCGGACTTAACGAACTGAAGAATAAGGGTTAAAATGACCGGAGGCCGGCCTATCTCCACGCGGAGCGGGCCGGCCTCTATTTTTTTGTAAGAGGTGAGTGCAATGAGCGAAAACGAGAAAAATTACGGCTCTATCTATGAGCTTCCGCTTCAGAACGCCTCCGCGCTTGCGCCGGAGATAGAAAAGCGCACCGTATTCGGGCCGGAAAATTTCTGGCAGGACTACGTGATGCGCCACTTTATACTGCCGCCGCACAAGAGCATCCCGCCGCACAAACACGACTGGGATCATCTGATGTTCACGCTCTCAGGCGACGGCTATGTTGACGTCGAAGGCGAAAAATATCTTATGAAGACCGGTTTCTGGACGCGTGTACCCGGCGGCCTTGAGCATGAATACGTCAACGATGCGGACATCCCGCTTGAATTTTTCTGCATAGTGCCCACATCCGGCGACCCGCACGCAAAGAAATTTTCAATGCGCGAAGCGCGCGCGGAACGCAAGGCAAATCAATAGAAGAAAGCATGACGGACGCGCCATTTTCGCGCGCGCAGAATCTCAGCCGCTCCACAATCGGAAATCGCGCTGTCCAAAAATAAAACCCCGCCGAAAAGGCGGGGCTGTTTTTTTATTCAAGCTTCATGTCGGCGATGGGGGGGATAAAGGCGGTAGTGGGCGCCGTGTCCCAGGGGAAGAGAACCCAGGTGTCCTGGCTCACCTCTGTAACGAAGGTGTCCACAAGCGGACGTCCCTCCGGTTTTGCGTAGACCGTTGCGAAGTGCGCCGAGCCGAACATGCTGCGAACGACGCGCGCCGTCTTGCCGGTGTCTACGAGGTCGTCGATTATGAGCCATTTGTCGTCAACTCCGACTAGGTCGGGGCGCTTTAATATATCGGCCGCGGACTGGTCGCGCATCGTGTAGCTTGAGATGCAGACTGTGTCCACCAGTCGGATGTTCAGCTCGCGCGCGATGATTGCCGCGGGCACCAGCCCTCCGCGCGCCACGGCGATGAGGCGGCTCCAGTCAGTCCTTATATCCAGAAGCTTCCACGCGAGCGCGCGGCAGTCCCTCTGCACCTGTTCCCACGATACGGGATAATTCTTATGATACCGTGCCGACGTTTCAGCCATCTATTTATTTCCCCTTTTTCTAAATTGTATAAAGTATCGGTATTTTAACGCAAAAAGGCCGTCACTGTCTATGGAGTTGAGGCGATGTCGCCAAGGTCGTCCAAAAGTCCGTCTATTTCGGAGCGCGTTTCGGGCGCGCCCGTAGCCTGCGCCGCGATCTCAACGTACAGTCCCTCGCGCGCCCCGTCCGGCAATAAATAGACCGGCATTGTGAAGGCCGTTTTGTCCTGCGTTAGGAGCCGCGCCCAGCCGTTTTCAAGAGAATCGACGAAGAGCGTGGATTTTTTTACCGCGTGCTTCACCGCACGGCCCTCTTTTTTTCGTAAGTGATGCTTATGCCGTCCGTGCGCAGCTTCACCGCGCCGTCAGCCGTGTCAAATCGCAGTATTTTCAATGCGCGTATCGCATTTACGACCTCTTTATGAGGATGGCCGTAGCTGTTGTCGCGCGCGTAGCTCAGCACGATCACTTCCGGGCGGACGCGCCGCAGGAGTTTTTTATCCGTGCCGTTGCTACTGCCGTGATGTCCCGCCTTAAGAATGTTCGCGGAAGGAAGCGCCGGGATGCTTGCCCGCTCCTCGCGCTCCGCGTCCGCCATCATCAGAAATGAGATGTCGCCATAGGTTATCTTTAAAATTATGGAGTTGTTGTTTGCGTCGCTGTGCGTGTTTTTGAGGAGTCGCGCCGGCGCGAGCACCTCGACCACGACGTCGCCGAATTTTTCCGTAAAGCCGCGTTTGGGGCGTCCGAATGGTATCCTTTCATCCTTTATCTTCTGATAAAAATCACGCTGGACGCGCGAGCCGTGGTTGTAGCCAGAGTCCCAGACCTTCCCTATCTCAAACGACGACAGCACCTCATCCATACCGCCGATGTGGTCTTCATGCGGGTGCGTAGCCACCAGAAGGTCTATTTTGTTCACGCCGCAGGATTTTATATACGCGACAGTCTCCCGCGCGGAGGCAGCCGGCCCAGCGTCTATTACGATCGTCTGGCCGTTTGGCAGCAAAAAGAGCGAGCAGTCTCCCTGACCTACGTCCACCGCGTAATATCTGAGCGGCTCTCCGCCTGCTGCCGCAAAACAAGAGACGGCAGGCGAAAACAGCAGAAAAAAGGCGGATAAAACAACAGCAGCGAATGCAAATGGCCTTTTCATAGTCTACAACAGCGCCTCCGTCTAAGTAAAATAAAAGCTGTGCTTTAATGCTATAATGATAACGCAATCTATCCAGAAAGGAAAACCACGATGTTTGGATTTTTTCTTGTGATCCCCCTTGTCATAATCATTATAACCGGCAATCTGCTGCGCGTCCGGGGCTTTTATTCCCAAAGCGACATATCCGCGCTCACGAAGACCCTGTACTGGGTCATACTGCCGCCGCTGCTCTTTCGCACCACCTACACGGCGGGCAAAGAGGTGCTGACGCAGCCAAATCTTCTGATAGCAAGCACGCTCTGTTACATTCTTACGCTCATAGCGGCATTTGCAATATCGTCTTTTCTGCACAAAGGAAATAAAAAACAGATAGCCGTCTCCGTATTCTCGTCTTTTCGCGCAAACAACATCTATCTTGGCTTTCCGGTGGTAGACCTTGCAATGGGCGCGGCCGGACTGCATCAGGCCTCCATTTACATCGCAGTCACGATGGTCTCCTTCCAGCTCATATCCATCGCCTCCGGCGACATCGTTATGTACGGCAAAATCAGCGGAAGCGGCCTTTGCAGCATCGGCAGGAGGCTCGTGACGAACCCGCTCATAATCTCCTGCGTGCTCGGCGTATCGGCCGCGATGCTCAAGATCCCGTTGCACTTTGTCCTTGATGAGACGATGAAACTGATGAGCGGCGCAGCCACCGCCGTAGCGCTGCTTGCGCTGGGAGGCACGCTTGACCTTTCGCGCCTGGGCCGCGTGATGGGCATATTGAAGGCGACGTGGTCGGACGCGGTGATAAAACTTCTGATAAATCCCTCCATCATGTACCTGCTGCTTTTGGCCTTCCCAGTCTCTAAACAGCTCTTTCAGGTGACGGTGATGCTCAGCTCGATGCCGTGCGCCGTCAACTGCTTCATACTGGCGAAAGGCATGGGCATGGACGGCGAATACGCGGCGGACCTTGTGGCCGCGACGACGCTGCTTGGAATAGTTTCGATACCGTTCTGGGCCTACGCGGTGGGCATGGCATAGCCGAAATAAATAAACCGCACGAGTGTAAAGGTTTCGCGTACACCTCCTATATTTGTCCTAAATCGCCAATGTGAAGAAATATTGCCATTTTATATCATGACATATTGAACTTTTTATATGTTTAGGTTTATAATATGTAAATCAAATATAAACTGAAGGAGTGCATGACATGATCCCGCATACTATCTCCACAGAAGATACACTCTCCAAAGCAACGAAAGTAGTAGTCGCCCTTGGCGGCAACGCGCTGATGGAGGCCGGAACTCCTCCTACAGCGGAAGAACAGCTCAAAGTAGTAAAAAAGACATGTGACAATCTGGCGGAGATAAGCTGCCGCGGCTATGAAATGGCAGTCGTTCACGGCAACGGTCCGCAGGTGGGACGTCTCGTCCTTCAGCAGGAGATAGCCGCCGCCGCCCAGCCCGACCAGCTGCCCGCGATACCGTTCGACGACTGCGGCGCAATGACGGAAGGCTTCATCGGATACCAGATACAGCAGAGCCTCCGCGACTCTCTCCGCAACAAAAACCGCAACGTCCCAGTCGTCACCATCGTCACCCAGGTCATCGTAGACGACAACGACCCCGCCTTTGAAAATCCCACAAAGCCTATCGGGCGTTTTTACACAAAAGAAGAGTCCGATAAAATGGCCGTAGAAAAAGGCTGGACGATGAAAGAAGATTCCGGACGCGGCTGGCGCAGAGTAGTAGCCTCTCCGAAGCCCAAGCGGATAGTCGAGCTTGATTCAGTAAAACGTCTTTGGGACTCGACGATCGTCATAGCGGCCGGCGGCGGCGGCAT from the Cloacibacillus sp. genome contains:
- a CDS encoding PTS sugar transporter subunit IIC, translated to MSENCFLKFLRRKDVKFSFSRYFVEALGAMGIGLFASLITGLILKTIGTKCGVPILIEFGTLAGQMTGPAIAVAIAQALKAPQMVVFSCAAVGFAGNAWGGPVGAFVAAIVGTECGKMVAKETVIDVIATPSLTIVAGMTAAKLIGPPVSALMAALGLIIMRATELQPGPMGAAVSTIMGMILTLPISSAAIAVALNLSGLAAGAAAVGCSTQMVGFAVMSWRENGLSGLLSQGLGTSMLQMPNIVRHPIIWAPPTLASLLLGPVSTLVFKMTNIPSGAGMGTSGLVGQFGAIDAMGSSPAVLLQIALMHFLLPALLTLVIAEAMRKTGLIKDGWMKLDM
- a CDS encoding M13 family metallopeptidase, with the translated sequence MADTYIQAFRAAAFAAMFAICLGMAGAAEASWLNSDIAGSVKADEKPSLKDDFHRAVNHEWLIAAKIRPGESAVNSFSERADEVEAQIKKLLADKSLKSHEAALAQRFHAMLLDWKSRDKLGLSPVMPHIARIEAIKDIDGLTAYLTDASIPHFGTVLTDMGVQPDNKDASNNTVGIWRTGLLLRDADEYRAAQLSESAKRRKAANDSFIVKLLQKAGYDKARAEAMNDAHFRVEKKIAEPSMGIKALYAPDAQAKLYNVRTRKELEKASPRFPLAAIADAQGYGASREFVLGEPKWLDAMNELYRPENLEDIKNYLIVRTLVGTAGLTDSESRRLSDARGNAVLGTKGSLPDDKYAYEMVSSYLGEPIGKLYVEKYVDKKTKSDIEEVIAEVVDYYRKMLKGERWLTEKTREKAIKKLDTLTVRAAYPDKWHDYSGLDFKGIKDGGSLVDAAAAISKFERARDAKKVNTKVDRTEWLADPQMVNAYYSPQDNSINIPAGILGGVFYKAGGPVEERLGGIGMVIGHEITHAFDTNGSQYDEKGNFTNWWTKEDNEAFAKRAKVISDYFSTLEAFPGVHPDGELILSEAIADLGGASCMAAIGRGVKDFDFQKFFKAYARNWRLQTTKESEEYRNKEDVHPLAFMRTNAVVQQMPDFYEAFKVTPQDGMYLAPEKRVALW
- a CDS encoding molybdopterin cofactor-binding domain-containing protein → MAKDQDHSLASYHVKNLVINGVPRRVIGKPEVTLLTVLREQLKMTGTKRGCNCGQCGVCNVILNGKVVRACITRWKNVPDFAEITTVEGIGTPENLHALQWAMIVCGGIQCGFCTPGFITSGKALLDANPNPTREEVREWFSKNWMACRCTGYKQIVDSVMLAAKILRGEEKIVDLAKLYKPGDSVWGTSLPRPNAVFKATGLWDFGDDDRLKLPEEFLFAYPYALDGVRHATVNKIDVSEAEKSEGVNCVATYKDIKENKGTNRIRGQVGCDSALTNGWERRIMVEEGDRIRQWGDVIAVVVADTETHAREAAAKIKVEYEQLPELTDVYMAKEPDAIKIFDDIEGYDGMPNAWNKRVFAKGEDPHDLISNAPHHIDDEFYSSRQPHMVLEADCGYAYYDEEGKLTLATKSVAVYRHQTQIARGVGVAPSKIRVIQNNMGASFGYKTAPTNEPYLALALIKSGRPVYMRVNMKEHNQRTPKRSPFLMHIRAAADDRGKLLGVEETWWVDHGPCSESANDLTNKAGQFFFAPYAYDNMRATGYTLWTNHRWSAAFRAYGSPQAYWGCETAMDMLANECGIDPFDFRERNLLEWEAFSDNPRSHLPSGYAPEVFPLHEMMKKARPIYEEMKAEAAKLSTDKVKYGAGVSVSIYNSNDDGADESASNIELLPNGNVRVMNTWEDHGQGADIGTIGTAHEALKPLGLAPDQIELLLSDTSKAPNSGAAAASRSQVMVGNAIIDSCKKLLDAMRKPDGSYRTYDEMIAENIPVFYEGYTQAKVQNKDGSIEVCSGNDKDSGKGKPFGFHMFAVNLALVSVDMETGKAHCEKFVLVGDVGKINNYLVVDGQQYGGVAQGIGLALQEDFLDENKYHNFVTMGFPYIKDITDDLELVHVETPRPLGPFGASGTGEMPLSGSHVAVTNAVHAACGVRIKALPATPDKIKAGLNELKNKG
- a CDS encoding cupin domain-containing protein, giving the protein MSENEKNYGSIYELPLQNASALAPEIEKRTVFGPENFWQDYVMRHFILPPHKSIPPHKHDWDHLMFTLSGDGYVDVEGEKYLMKTGFWTRVPGGLEHEYVNDADIPLEFFCIVPTSGDPHAKKFSMREARAERKANQ
- the gpt gene encoding xanthine phosphoribosyltransferase, yielding MAETSARYHKNYPVSWEQVQRDCRALAWKLLDIRTDWSRLIAVARGGLVPAAIIARELNIRLVDTVCISSYTMRDQSAADILKRPDLVGVDDKWLIIDDLVDTGKTARVVRSMFGSAHFATVYAKPEGRPLVDTFVTEVSQDTWVLFPWDTAPTTAFIPPIADMKLE
- a CDS encoding DUF3006 domain-containing protein → MKHAVKKSTLFVDSLENGWARLLTQDKTAFTMPVYLLPDGAREGLYVEIAAQATGAPETRSEIDGLLDDLGDIASTP
- a CDS encoding ComEC/Rec2 family competence protein, with the protein product MKRPFAFAAVVLSAFFLLFSPAVSCFAAAGGEPLRYYAVDVGQGDCSLFLLPNGQTIVIDAGPAASARETVAYIKSCGVNKIDLLVATHPHEDHIGGMDEVLSSFEIGKVWDSGYNHGSRVQRDFYQKIKDERIPFGRPKRGFTEKFGDVVVEVLAPARLLKNTHSDANNNSIILKITYGDISFLMMADAEREERASIPALPSANILKAGHHGSSNGTDKKLLRRVRPEVIVLSYARDNSYGHPHKEVVNAIRALKILRFDTADGAVKLRTDGISITYEKKRAVR
- a CDS encoding AEC family transporter — translated: MFGFFLVIPLVIIIITGNLLRVRGFYSQSDISALTKTLYWVILPPLLFRTTYTAGKEVLTQPNLLIASTLCYILTLIAAFAISSFLHKGNKKQIAVSVFSSFRANNIYLGFPVVDLAMGAAGLHQASIYIAVTMVSFQLISIASGDIVMYGKISGSGLCSIGRRLVTNPLIISCVLGVSAAMLKIPLHFVLDETMKLMSGAATAVALLALGGTLDLSRLGRVMGILKATWSDAVIKLLINPSIMYLLLLAFPVSKQLFQVTVMLSSMPCAVNCFILAKGMGMDGEYAADLVAATTLLGIVSIPFWAYAVGMA
- the arcC gene encoding carbamate kinase, with protein sequence MIPHTISTEDTLSKATKVVVALGGNALMEAGTPPTAEEQLKVVKKTCDNLAEISCRGYEMAVVHGNGPQVGRLVLQQEIAAAAQPDQLPAIPFDDCGAMTEGFIGYQIQQSLRDSLRNKNRNVPVVTIVTQVIVDDNDPAFENPTKPIGRFYTKEESDKMAVEKGWTMKEDSGRGWRRVVASPKPKRIVELDSVKRLWDSTIVIAAGGGGIPVIENMDGSLSGVAAVIDKDLAAERLAEDMETDILLILTEVENVYVNFGKPNQKALTKVTVPEAIAYMEEGQFGSGSMEPKVMAAIKFARRFPGKKAIITSLAKAIDALEGEAGTVISMA